CGAGAGCGTTTTCGGAATGTTTGCGGATTCGAAGAGGAAGAGTTTCCACTCCTTGCAGAATTTGCCACGCGTTAAACGGAGAAAGCGCCGCTCCGGTATCGCGCAGGCCTTGCACTCTCGCTTTGATGATGTATGCGATGTTCACTCCGCCGAAGGGTTCGAACTTACCGAACACATCCCAGAACTTGAGTCCGTGGTAGCTCGGATCGGGTTCGGTGAAATTCTTAAACTTGCCGTTGCCCCAGTTGAATTTACCGGAATCGATGATGATCCCGCCGATGGAAGTTCCGTGACCGCCTAAGAATTTCGTCAGGGAGTGAACGACGATATCCGCACCGTGTTCGATCGGATTGACCAAATACGGAGAAGGAAGGGTGTTATCCACGACAAAAGGAACGCCGGATTCGTGTGCAACCTTGGCGATCGCGGCGAGATCCAACGTATCTAATTTAGGATTCCCTAAGGTTTCCGCGTAGAAGGCTCTGGTCTTATCGTTCACGGCCTTACGGAAATTTTCAGGATTGGAAGGATCAACGAAGTGAACCTTAATTCCCAGTTTCGGAAATGTGTAATGAAGAAGGTTATAGGTTCCGCCATACAAAGAAGCGGAAGCGACGATTTCTTGTCCCGTTTCCACGATGTTCAAAAGGGCGAGCGTTTCCGCCGCTTGACCGGACGCGGTCGCAAGAGCCGCAACTCCGCCTTCCAAAGCGGCGACTCTTTGTTCGAGAACGTCGGTGGTCGGGTTCATCAGTCTCGTATAGATATTTCCGAATTCCTGGAGGCCGAAAAGACGAGCCGCATGATCCGTATCTTTAAAAACGTAGGATGTGGTTTGGTAAATCGGCACGGCTCTGGAAGTCGTGGTCGGGTCGGGGGATTGTCCTCCGTGGAGCGCGATCGTTTCGGGTTTATAATTTCTTGGCATTCGGCTAGTT
The window above is part of the Leptospira yasudae genome. Proteins encoded here:
- a CDS encoding O-acetylhomoserine aminocarboxypropyltransferase/cysteine synthase family protein; this translates as MPRNYKPETIALHGGQSPDPTTTSRAVPIYQTTSYVFKDTDHAARLFGLQEFGNIYTRLMNPTTDVLEQRVAALEGGVAALATASGQAAETLALLNIVETGQEIVASASLYGGTYNLLHYTFPKLGIKVHFVDPSNPENFRKAVNDKTRAFYAETLGNPKLDTLDLAAIAKVAHESGVPFVVDNTLPSPYLVNPIEHGADIVVHSLTKFLGGHGTSIGGIIIDSGKFNWGNGKFKNFTEPDPSYHGLKFWDVFGKFEPFGGVNIAYIIKARVQGLRDTGAALSPFNAWQILQGVETLPLRIRKHSENALAVAEYLSKHPKVSWVNYPGLKTDKNYALAKKYHKNDLYGAILGFGIKGGVAEAKKFIDGLELFSLLANVGDAKSLAIHPASTTHQQLTPEEQLSAGVTPDFVRLSVGLENIEDILFDLEEALKKV